One genomic segment of Pseudomonas fortuita includes these proteins:
- the pdxJ gene encoding pyridoxine 5'-phosphate synthase — protein MLLGVNIDHVATLRQARGTRYPDPVKAALDAEEAGADGITVHLREDRRHIQERDVLLLKDVLQTRMNFEMGVTEEMMAFAEKIRPAHICLVPETRQELTTEGGLDVAGQEARIKAAVERLARTGAEVSLFIDADERQIEASRRVGAPAIELHTGRYADAETPTEVAEELKRIVDGVAFGVGQGLIVNAGHGLHYHNVEAVAAIKGINELNIGHALVAHALFVGFKAAVAEMKALIVAASR, from the coding sequence ATGCTTCTCGGCGTAAACATCGACCACGTGGCGACCCTGCGCCAGGCCCGGGGCACGCGTTACCCTGATCCGGTCAAGGCTGCCCTGGATGCCGAGGAAGCGGGCGCCGATGGCATCACCGTGCACCTGCGTGAAGACCGTCGGCATATCCAGGAGCGCGATGTGCTGCTGCTCAAGGATGTGCTGCAGACGCGCATGAACTTCGAAATGGGCGTCACCGAAGAAATGATGGCCTTTGCCGAAAAGATCCGCCCGGCGCACATCTGCCTGGTGCCTGAAACCCGTCAGGAACTGACCACCGAAGGTGGCCTGGACGTGGCGGGGCAGGAGGCACGGATCAAGGCGGCAGTGGAGCGTCTTGCCCGCACCGGTGCCGAAGTGTCGTTGTTCATCGATGCTGACGAGCGCCAGATCGAGGCCTCTCGCCGGGTGGGGGCGCCGGCCATCGAGCTGCATACTGGGCGTTATGCCGATGCCGAAACCCCCACCGAAGTGGCCGAGGAGCTCAAGCGTATCGTCGATGGCGTTGCGTTTGGCGTGGGGCAGGGGTTGATCGTCAATGCTGGCCACGGGCTGCATTACCACAACGTCGAGGCGGTGGCGGCGATCAAGGGCATCAATGAACTGAACATCGGCCATGCGCTGGTGGCGCATGCCTTGTTTGTAGGCTTCAAAGCCGCAGTGGCCGAGATGAAGGCACTGATCGTGGCGGCTTCGCGCTGA
- the recO gene encoding DNA repair protein RecO, translated as MEQPVGQPAYVLHSRAYKETSALVDLFTPQGRVRAVLRRARGKGGSLVRPFVPLEVELRGRGELKNVGRMDSAGIAAWLHGDALFSGLYLNELLMRLLPAEAPFPALFEHYALTLQALAAGRPLEPLLRSFEWRLLDELGYAFSLNHDVNDQPIAADGLYRLRVDAGLERVEWVQPGLFRGIELLALADADWDTAGALLAAKRLMRQALAVHLGAKPLVSRELFRKR; from the coding sequence ATGGAACAACCTGTCGGCCAGCCAGCCTACGTGCTGCACAGCCGTGCCTACAAGGAAACCAGCGCGCTGGTGGACTTGTTCACGCCGCAGGGCCGCGTGCGCGCCGTACTGCGGCGTGCGCGTGGCAAGGGCGGCAGCCTGGTGCGGCCATTCGTGCCACTTGAGGTGGAGCTGCGCGGGCGTGGCGAGCTGAAGAATGTGGGGCGGATGGACAGCGCCGGCATAGCGGCCTGGCTGCACGGGGATGCCCTGTTCAGCGGCTTGTACCTTAATGAGCTACTCATGCGCCTGCTGCCCGCCGAAGCGCCATTCCCGGCCCTGTTCGAGCACTACGCCCTGACCTTGCAGGCCTTGGCTGCCGGGCGCCCGCTGGAGCCGCTGCTGCGCTCGTTCGAATGGCGGCTGCTGGACGAACTGGGTTATGCGTTCTCCTTGAATCATGACGTCAACGATCAACCCATCGCGGCCGACGGGCTGTACCGCTTGCGTGTGGATGCCGGCCTGGAGCGGGTCGAATGGGTGCAACCCGGCCTGTTCCGCGGCATCGAGCTATTGGCCCTGGCCGACGCCGACTGGGACACCGCCGGCGCTTTGCTCGCGGCCAAGCGCCTGATGCGCCAGGCCCTGGCGGTTCATCTGGGCGCAAAACCGTTGGTCAGCCGGGAACTGTTTCGCAAGCGCTGA
- the era gene encoding GTPase Era: MTDSNPTRCGYVAIVGRPNVGKSTLLNHILGQKLAITSRKPQTTRHNMLGIKTEGDVQAIYVDTPGMHKANDKALNRYMNRNASAALKDVDVVIFVVDRTKWTDEDQLVLERVQYVTGPLIIAVNKTDRMEEKAELIPHLQWLQEQLPNAEVMPISAQQGHNLEALEAQIAKHLPENDHFFPEDQITDRSSRFLAAELVREKIMRQLGAELPYQITVEIEEFKQQGHVLHIHALILVERDGQKKIIIGDKGERIKRIGSEARKDMEVLFDSKVMLNLWVKVKGGWSDDERALRSLGYGDL, encoded by the coding sequence ATGACTGATAGCAACCCGACTCGCTGCGGCTACGTGGCCATTGTCGGCCGCCCCAACGTGGGCAAGTCGACCTTGCTCAACCACATCCTGGGGCAGAAGCTGGCGATCACTTCGCGCAAGCCGCAGACCACCCGCCACAACATGCTCGGTATCAAGACCGAAGGTGATGTGCAGGCGATCTACGTTGACACCCCCGGTATGCACAAGGCCAACGACAAAGCCTTGAACCGCTACATGAACCGCAACGCCTCGGCGGCCCTCAAGGACGTTGACGTGGTGATCTTCGTGGTCGACCGTACCAAGTGGACCGACGAAGACCAACTGGTGCTGGAGCGCGTGCAGTACGTGACCGGCCCGCTGATCATCGCAGTCAACAAGACTGACCGCATGGAAGAGAAGGCCGAGTTGATCCCGCACCTGCAGTGGCTGCAGGAGCAACTGCCAAACGCCGAAGTCATGCCGATTTCTGCGCAGCAGGGGCACAACCTCGAAGCGCTGGAAGCACAGATCGCCAAGCACCTGCCCGAGAACGATCACTTCTTCCCCGAAGACCAGATTACCGACCGTAGCAGCCGCTTCCTGGCCGCCGAACTGGTGCGCGAGAAGATCATGCGCCAGCTGGGTGCGGAGTTGCCGTACCAGATCACGGTGGAGATCGAGGAGTTCAAGCAGCAGGGCCATGTGCTGCACATTCACGCGTTGATTCTGGTTGAGCGCGACGGCCAGAAGAAAATCATCATTGGCGACAAGGGCGAGCGTATCAAGCGTATCGGTTCTGAGGCGCGCAAGGACATGGAAGTGCTGTTCGACTCCAAGGTCATGCTCAACCTGTGGGTCAAGGTGAAGGGCGGCTGGTCCGACGACGAGCGCGCCCTACGCTCGCTGGGCTACGGCGACCTCTAA
- the rnc gene encoding ribonuclease III: MSASLAHLERKLGYTFKNQDQMLLALTHRSYAGRNNERLEFLGDAILNFVAGEALFERFPQAREGQLSRLRARLVKGETLARLARGFDLGEYLRLGSGELKSGGFRRESILADALEALIGAIYLDADMDTARERVLAWLADEFEGLTLVDTNKDPKTRLQEFLQSRSCELPRYEVVDIQGEPHCRTFFVECEVVLLNNKSRGQGVSRRIAEQVAAASALIALGVENGND, encoded by the coding sequence ATGAGTGCTTCCCTTGCCCATCTGGAGCGAAAGCTCGGTTATACCTTCAAGAATCAGGACCAGATGCTTCTGGCGCTGACCCATCGCAGCTATGCCGGGCGCAATAACGAGCGCCTGGAGTTTCTCGGTGACGCCATTCTCAACTTCGTCGCCGGCGAAGCGCTGTTCGAGCGCTTCCCTCAGGCACGCGAAGGCCAGCTGTCGCGGCTGCGCGCGCGCTTGGTCAAGGGCGAGACCCTGGCCCGCCTGGCCCGTGGTTTCGACCTGGGCGAATACCTGCGCCTGGGGTCGGGTGAGCTCAAGAGTGGCGGGTTCCGTCGCGAATCGATCCTGGCCGACGCCCTGGAGGCACTGATCGGTGCCATTTACCTGGACGCTGACATGGACACGGCCCGCGAACGTGTACTGGCCTGGCTGGCCGACGAGTTCGAAGGCCTGACCCTGGTCGACACCAACAAAGACCCGAAAACCCGGCTGCAAGAATTCCTGCAATCACGCAGCTGTGAGCTGCCGCGATACGAAGTCGTGGATATCCAGGGTGAACCGCACTGCCGTACCTTCTTCGTCGAATGCGAAGTCGTGCTGCTGAACAACAAGAGCCGTGGTCAGGGCGTTAGCCGGCGTATTGCCGAGCAAGTCGCTGCCGCGTCCGCACTGATCGCCCTGGGCGTGGAGAATGGCAATGACTGA
- the lepB gene encoding signal peptidase I: protein MSLNFPLLLVIAVFVCGLLGLIDLLFLAPRRRAAIANYQGSVSQPEMAVVERLNKEPLLVEYGKSFFPVLFIVLVLRSFLVEPFQIPSGSMKPTLEVGDFILVNKFSYGIRLPVIDKKVIEVGDPQRGDVMVFRYPSDPNVNYIKRVVGLPGDQIRYTNDKRLFVNGQPIAEQLVGTEPGTLGSAELYKEKLGAAEHLIRKEMSRYRMPPDQQWTVPAGHYFMMGDNRDNSNDSRYWDDPNIPKELHGMVPDRNIVGKAFAVWMSWPEPKLSHLPNLSRVGLIH, encoded by the coding sequence ATGTCGCTAAATTTCCCGCTGTTGCTAGTCATCGCCGTCTTCGTCTGCGGTCTGCTGGGCTTGATCGACCTGCTGTTCCTGGCCCCGCGCCGGCGTGCGGCAATCGCCAACTATCAGGGCAGCGTCAGCCAGCCCGAGATGGCCGTTGTCGAGCGCCTGAACAAGGAGCCGTTGCTGGTCGAGTACGGCAAATCGTTCTTTCCGGTGCTGTTCATCGTGCTGGTGCTGCGTTCATTCCTGGTCGAGCCGTTCCAGATTCCTTCGGGGTCGATGAAACCGACCCTGGAAGTGGGCGACTTCATCCTGGTGAACAAGTTCTCGTACGGTATTCGCCTGCCGGTGATCGACAAGAAGGTCATCGAGGTAGGTGACCCGCAACGCGGTGATGTAATGGTGTTCCGCTATCCGAGCGACCCGAACGTCAACTACATCAAGCGAGTGGTCGGCCTGCCGGGCGACCAGATCCGCTACACCAACGACAAGCGGTTGTTCGTCAACGGCCAGCCGATTGCCGAACAACTGGTGGGTACCGAACCGGGCACCTTGGGCAGCGCCGAGCTGTACAAGGAAAAACTCGGCGCGGCCGAACACCTGATCCGCAAGGAAATGAGCCGTTATCGCATGCCGCCGGACCAGCAGTGGACCGTGCCGGCAGGCCATTACTTCATGATGGGCGACAACCGCGACAACTCCAACGACAGCCGTTACTGGGATGACCCGAACATCCCCAAGGAACTGCACGGCATGGTTCCGGACCGGAACATCGTCGGCAAGGCCTTCGCGGTGTGGATGAGCTGGCCAGAGCCCAAGCTCAGCCACCTGCCCAACCTGTCGCGGGTCGGCCTGATCCATTGA